In one Limosilactobacillus oris genomic region, the following are encoded:
- the citG gene encoding triphosphoribosyl-dephospho-CoA synthase CitG, translating to MTNIFATGQPQDIPAVLANKDRRAALQQRLVAAHPGMTVVAAKLNIPGPIKNNRAIQRFFTTELLALERDWLTAGQLFYQDTEWLDAGTGPERFYLVKAVPQDVKAQTTRFEEGQASHRLFDLDVLVQRAGQVVPLSRADSGQPARRCFVCGRPAKECGRSRRHTVAELQAAVSSLISAALVAEQRRRVRDRLVAFAQQSLLYEVVAWPKPGLVDPVEHGAHPDMSVFIFINSSLSFRRYLEQAAELGLSEHPADYPLMFKELRELGKRAERAMFAATNGVNTHKGAVFSLGIITLAVADSWRRNGRVDLADIQATVKQLLVGLVQDDLQKQAATNQQTAGELQYHQYGLTGIRGEAQAGYPTVFDHGLPTMLATAGEWNRRIIQTMLALARYTEDSTLVKRAGDPAILEWKNTQVDACLAAGGITTAAGRGKLAQLEQEFTAKHLSLGGTADLLIVTIFLTLVKEELADGLSNE from the coding sequence ATGACAAACATTTTTGCAACGGGCCAGCCCCAGGATATTCCAGCGGTGTTGGCAAATAAGGATCGGCGAGCAGCCCTTCAACAACGGCTGGTAGCGGCCCACCCCGGTATGACGGTGGTGGCGGCCAAACTCAATATTCCGGGACCCATCAAAAATAACCGGGCCATTCAGCGCTTCTTCACAACGGAACTGCTGGCCTTGGAACGGGATTGGCTCACCGCTGGTCAGCTCTTTTACCAGGATACGGAGTGGCTGGACGCCGGGACCGGTCCCGAACGCTTCTACCTGGTCAAAGCAGTTCCCCAGGACGTGAAGGCACAGACGACCCGCTTTGAGGAGGGGCAAGCAAGCCACCGCCTCTTTGACTTGGATGTTCTGGTGCAGCGGGCTGGGCAGGTTGTCCCACTTTCACGGGCGGACAGTGGCCAGCCGGCGCGGCGGTGCTTTGTCTGCGGTCGGCCGGCAAAAGAATGCGGGCGGTCCCGGCGGCATACGGTGGCGGAATTGCAGGCGGCGGTAAGCAGCTTGATTAGCGCGGCGCTGGTGGCCGAGCAGCGGCGCCGGGTGCGTGACCGCCTAGTGGCCTTTGCCCAGCAATCACTTTTGTACGAAGTAGTGGCATGGCCCAAGCCGGGCTTGGTGGATCCGGTGGAACACGGCGCTCATCCTGACATGAGCGTCTTTATATTCATCAACAGCTCCCTGAGTTTTCGCCGCTACCTGGAACAGGCTGCGGAACTGGGCCTGAGCGAACACCCAGCCGACTATCCGCTGATGTTTAAGGAACTCCGTGAACTTGGCAAGCGGGCCGAACGGGCAATGTTTGCGGCGACAAACGGCGTGAATACCCATAAGGGCGCCGTCTTCTCCCTTGGCATTATAACCTTGGCGGTGGCAGATAGCTGGCGGCGGAATGGTCGCGTCGACCTGGCAGATATCCAAGCAACGGTCAAACAGCTCCTCGTTGGCTTGGTTCAGGATGACTTGCAAAAACAAGCGGCAACGAACCAGCAGACGGCCGGGGAACTCCAGTACCATCAGTATGGTTTGACCGGAATTCGGGGCGAGGCCCAGGCCGGCTACCCAACGGTATTTGACCATGGCTTACCGACGATGCTTGCTACCGCTGGCGAGTGGAACCGGCGGATTATCCAGACGATGCTCGCCCTTGCCCGCTACACCGAGGACTCCACCCTGGTGAAACGGGCCGGTGACCCAGCCATTTTGGAATGGAAAAACACCCAGGTGGACGCATGTCTGGCGGCGGGCGGGATCACGACCGCGGCGGGCCGGGGAAAGTTGGCCCAGCTGGAGCAGGAGTTTACTGCTAAGCACCTGAGCCTTGGCGGAACCGCCGACCTGTTGATTGTGACGATCTTTTTGACCTTAGTAAAGGAGGAACTGGCCGATGGACTTTCAAACGAGTGA
- a CDS encoding uracil-DNA glycosylase encodes MIIKYPQELLKQVRERTAGRHLAGFTPGQGPLHPDIMLVGEAPGRHEEQVNIPFSGASGQKLMKLLNSIGYSRENTYITSVVRQRPYSIKQVRDKKTGELVEKRPNRTPTKKEVLAFAPLFDWELATVAPRIIVPLGNTALQRLLGPTANIGGLHGQKLMRPIQQAASDGKGYQWSTDDYTLVPMYHPAAILYARRLLPTVQADWQKLGQVVTAEVKKE; translated from the coding sequence GTGATAATTAAATACCCCCAAGAGCTACTGAAACAGGTTCGGGAACGGACTGCTGGCCGTCATCTGGCGGGTTTTACCCCTGGGCAGGGACCGCTGCACCCAGACATAATGCTGGTCGGTGAAGCGCCGGGCCGGCATGAGGAACAGGTTAATATTCCGTTCTCTGGTGCCTCGGGGCAGAAACTGATGAAGCTCCTCAACTCGATCGGCTATTCGCGGGAGAATACCTACATCACCAGTGTTGTCCGCCAGCGACCGTACTCCATTAAACAGGTGCGGGACAAGAAAACCGGCGAGCTGGTTGAGAAGCGGCCGAACCGGACACCGACGAAAAAAGAGGTGCTGGCATTTGCACCGCTGTTTGACTGGGAGCTGGCAACGGTTGCGCCGCGGATTATCGTGCCGCTTGGTAATACGGCCCTGCAACGCTTGCTGGGACCGACCGCCAACATCGGTGGATTGCACGGGCAAAAGCTGATGCGGCCGATTCAGCAGGCGGCTTCGGACGGCAAGGGCTACCAGTGGTCGACTGACGATTACACCCTAGTGCCGATGTACCACCCGGCCGCAATTCTGTATGCCCGACGGCTCCTGCCAACCGTGCAGGCAGACTGGCAGAAACTGGGCCAAGTGGTGACTGCCGAGGTGAAGAAAGAATAA
- a CDS encoding replication-associated recombination protein A produces MHQESLFAQSNSGATPLANRVRPSTLAEFVGQQHLIGPHRVLRELIENDQLSSLIFWGPPGVGKTTLAEIIAQQTKAHFVTFSAVTSSIKDIRKLMQEAEQNREYGERTICFIDEIHRFNKAQQDAFLPFVERGSIILIGATTENPSFEINSALLSRCKVFVLKSLTTADLEEVIKRALAHPAAFPKLEVDCQPDAIHLIAQFANGDARVALNTLEMAVLNGKREGKKVTITEQDLSQLINTKSLRYDKHDEEHYNIISALHKSMRNSDVDAAVYWCSRMLDGGEDPLYIARRLVRFASEDIGLADTNALNVAINAFQACQFLGMPECDVHLTECVIYLACAPKSNAVYVARQRAKRIIKKTGNLPVPLQIRNAPTKLMADLGYGKGYQYAHDSKDKLTTMTTIPPEIKNERFYQPTASGREARFQARLAQIKQWHDQHPDK; encoded by the coding sequence ATGCATCAAGAATCATTATTTGCCCAGAGTAATTCAGGAGCGACGCCACTCGCTAACCGGGTCCGCCCCAGCACCCTCGCTGAATTTGTCGGCCAGCAGCACCTGATTGGTCCCCACCGGGTTCTCCGGGAGCTAATCGAAAACGACCAGCTCTCCTCGTTAATCTTCTGGGGACCACCCGGTGTCGGCAAAACCACCCTGGCAGAAATCATCGCCCAGCAGACCAAGGCCCACTTCGTCACCTTCTCCGCGGTTACGAGCAGCATTAAAGATATTCGTAAGCTCATGCAGGAAGCCGAGCAGAACCGGGAATATGGTGAGCGCACCATCTGCTTCATTGACGAAATCCACCGTTTCAACAAGGCCCAGCAGGATGCTTTTTTACCCTTCGTCGAGCGGGGCAGTATCATCCTGATCGGCGCCACGACCGAAAACCCGTCCTTTGAGATCAACTCCGCCCTGCTCAGCCGGTGTAAGGTCTTCGTCCTCAAATCCCTGACTACCGCCGACCTAGAGGAGGTCATCAAACGGGCCTTGGCTCACCCCGCGGCCTTTCCCAAGCTGGAAGTGGACTGTCAGCCCGACGCCATCCACCTGATTGCCCAGTTCGCCAACGGGGACGCCCGGGTTGCCCTGAACACCCTCGAGATGGCAGTCCTCAATGGCAAACGCGAGGGCAAAAAGGTCACCATCACCGAACAAGACCTCAGTCAGCTCATCAACACCAAGTCCCTGCGCTACGACAAGCACGACGAGGAACACTATAACATCATCTCTGCCCTCCACAAGTCGATGCGCAACAGTGACGTCGATGCGGCGGTCTACTGGTGTTCCCGAATGCTGGACGGCGGCGAAGACCCGCTCTACATTGCCCGGCGGCTAGTTCGCTTTGCCAGTGAGGACATCGGTCTGGCCGATACCAACGCCCTGAACGTCGCTATCAACGCTTTTCAGGCCTGCCAATTTCTGGGGATGCCCGAATGTGACGTCCACCTGACGGAGTGCGTGATTTACCTTGCCTGTGCGCCCAAGTCAAACGCCGTTTACGTCGCCCGTCAGCGGGCCAAACGGATCATCAAGAAAACGGGCAACCTTCCCGTTCCCCTGCAAATCCGTAATGCTCCCACCAAGCTGATGGCTGACCTGGGTTACGGCAAGGGCTACCAATATGCCCATGACAGCAAGGATAAGCTGACCACCATGACAACGATTCCCCCGGAAATTAAAAATGAGCGTTTCTACCAGCCAACCGCTTCTGGGCGGGAAGCCCGCTTCCAGGCCCGCCTGGCCCAGATCAAGCAGTGGCACGACCAGCATCCAGATAAATAA
- a CDS encoding LysR family transcriptional regulator, whose translation MNTRDLQYFVALVKYKNYTQVAKLFKVSQPTITQSIQRLEREFNTQLIRKDRVHRDEMVTRSGMMLFENAKLINKKIDLAHQEISRANKRQIRFGLPPIIGKMAISQLVESLPDDLLQRLKIVSVGSHDLLKQLQDGKIDIAVLGSNNLIDEPGIYAHLVTSLPFNIIVSDHHPLAKRGAVSFKELADERFVNFDHQYVHYAALQAYCTYAGIKPQMVAYRMPDISWIKELVRQDFGISLMVKNAIQNEPGIVALDIQDPIPVSFTISVAVREGYVLSPEEETLVDRLKELK comes from the coding sequence ATGAATACCCGTGATCTCCAGTACTTTGTGGCACTGGTTAAATATAAAAACTATACCCAGGTGGCCAAGCTGTTTAAAGTTTCCCAACCGACGATCACCCAGTCGATCCAACGGCTGGAACGTGAATTCAATACCCAGCTGATTCGAAAGGACCGGGTTCACCGGGACGAGATGGTCACCCGCAGCGGGATGATGCTTTTCGAAAATGCCAAGCTGATTAACAAGAAAATTGACCTGGCCCACCAGGAAATTAGCCGGGCCAATAAGCGGCAGATTCGCTTTGGCCTGCCGCCAATCATCGGGAAAATGGCAATTTCCCAACTGGTGGAGAGTCTGCCCGATGACCTGCTGCAGCGGTTAAAAATCGTTTCGGTTGGCTCCCACGACCTCCTTAAACAACTTCAAGACGGTAAAATCGACATTGCGGTACTCGGTTCTAACAACCTAATTGATGAACCGGGGATTTATGCCCACCTGGTGACGAGCCTGCCGTTTAACATTATTGTTAGTGACCACCATCCCCTGGCTAAACGCGGGGCGGTTTCCTTTAAGGAGCTGGCGGACGAACGCTTTGTCAACTTTGACCACCAGTACGTCCACTACGCCGCCTTGCAGGCCTACTGTACCTATGCCGGGATCAAGCCCCAGATGGTTGCCTACCGGATGCCGGACATTTCCTGGATCAAGGAGCTGGTCCGCCAAGACTTTGGCATCAGCCTGATGGTTAAAAACGCCATTCAAAACGAACCAGGGATCGTTGCCCTTGACATCCAGGACCCGATCCCAGTCAGCTTTACGATTTCCGTGGCGGTTCGGGAGGGGTACGTCCTCAGTCCAGAAGAGGAAACCCTCGTTGACCGTCTCAAAGAACTCAAGTGA
- a CDS encoding threonine/serine ThrE exporter family protein: protein MSKEDELLSDEFQPTPHLSNKHHMAIPWHDFFTNDNFTPASEANLVERAAIVGRIGLMMLSYGTGAWRVRDSMNIIARKLKMTCSVDIGLVSLEYTCMDAHHSYTQALSLPTTGVNTTKLSYMEQFVQDFDEHGDTMTIGDIHARLENITHSRGKYAPYQVGLAAALACSAFVFLLGGGPVEMICSFIGAGLGNYVRRKMSDRHITMFAGIGVAVAVACLSYLLALTVLQFGFHVSSRHEAGYIGAMLFVIPGFPFITSGLDLSKLDMRSGLERLAYAALIVVVATLVGWVVAMAVNLRPENFPHLALTPLVYMLLRLPASFCGVFGFSIMFNSTPKMAALAGLIGAVANTTRLELVDLAQIPAGPAAFVGAMIAGLLAWIVKRKVRYPQISITVPSIVIMVPGLYMYRAMYNIGLTSISVGALWLTKALLIVIFLPLGLITARIITDTKWRHNG from the coding sequence ATGAGCAAGGAAGACGAGTTGCTGTCAGACGAATTTCAACCAACACCCCACTTATCCAACAAGCACCATATGGCCATTCCTTGGCACGATTTCTTTACCAACGATAATTTTACCCCGGCAAGCGAGGCCAACCTGGTCGAACGGGCTGCCATTGTGGGTCGGATTGGCTTGATGATGCTGTCGTACGGGACCGGAGCCTGGCGAGTTCGTGATTCAATGAACATTATTGCCCGCAAATTAAAGATGACCTGTTCGGTCGATATTGGTCTGGTGTCCCTGGAGTATACCTGCATGGACGCCCATCATAGTTACACGCAGGCTCTGTCGTTGCCGACGACCGGGGTTAACACGACGAAGCTGTCATATATGGAACAGTTTGTTCAGGACTTCGATGAACACGGCGACACGATGACCATTGGTGATATTCATGCCCGGCTGGAAAATATTACCCATTCGCGGGGGAAATATGCTCCCTACCAGGTGGGATTAGCGGCGGCACTGGCTTGCAGCGCCTTCGTTTTTCTCCTCGGTGGCGGCCCGGTCGAGATGATTTGCAGCTTTATCGGGGCCGGCCTGGGAAATTACGTCCGGCGGAAGATGAGCGACCGGCACATCACCATGTTTGCTGGAATCGGGGTCGCGGTCGCGGTGGCCTGCCTGAGCTACTTGCTGGCGCTGACAGTCTTGCAATTCGGTTTCCACGTTAGTTCCCGCCATGAGGCCGGCTATATTGGGGCGATGCTCTTCGTCATCCCCGGCTTTCCCTTCATTACCAGCGGCCTGGACCTGTCTAAGCTCGATATGCGGTCGGGCCTTGAACGGTTGGCATACGCCGCGTTGATTGTTGTCGTGGCAACCCTGGTCGGCTGGGTAGTGGCGATGGCGGTAAACCTCCGGCCAGAGAACTTTCCCCACCTGGCGCTGACCCCGCTGGTCTACATGCTGTTGCGCTTGCCGGCCAGCTTTTGCGGGGTCTTCGGTTTCTCAATTATGTTTAACAGTACCCCCAAGATGGCGGCCCTAGCCGGTTTGATTGGCGCGGTGGCCAACACGACCCGCCTAGAGCTGGTCGACCTAGCCCAGATTCCGGCGGGACCAGCGGCCTTTGTCGGGGCGATGATTGCGGGGCTGTTAGCCTGGATTGTTAAACGTAAGGTCCGCTACCCGCAGATTTCGATTACCGTACCGTCGATTGTCATCATGGTGCCGGGGCTGTACATGTACCGGGCGATGTATAATATCGGCCTAACCTCCATTAGCGTGGGGGCCCTCTGGCTGACTAAGGCACTGCTGATCGTGATTTTCCTTCCGCTGGGGCTAATCACCGCCCGAATTATCACGGATACGAAATGGCGGCATAATGGCTAG
- a CDS encoding helix-turn-helix transcriptional regulator: MALSQPISDYFDQLIYAIGNYHYNWHPSCELLMVIQGRLTINVEGYQFQLAPHDLILVNANQGHATLAAVPDTVAIRTHIDPRFYQEQGVQLNQGEFRLNSALVPHHPLYSRLRQAIARMDLAANPFEKNSAAFALTSLLYDNFFVPAAHDRLPHQQRSAQFTQLAKEIQLHYQEPLSLGQLADQVGYSKPYFSKSFKQHFGIGFYEYLTRERLQHALSELNTSSAKISTIALANGFTEIKSFNLAFKKHFGITPSAYQAKFSPQLKTVDVRFQQALSAEQTAAAKQELRQLLAPSPREAAVPACDDCTFKQDGLRYHQLKAELQKLLDDKK; encoded by the coding sequence ATGGCCCTATCCCAACCAATTTCTGACTACTTCGACCAGCTGATCTATGCGATCGGTAACTATCACTACAACTGGCATCCCAGCTGCGAACTGTTGATGGTAATCCAGGGGCGGTTAACTATCAACGTCGAGGGTTACCAGTTCCAACTGGCGCCCCATGATTTGATCCTGGTAAACGCCAACCAGGGGCACGCTACTCTGGCGGCAGTTCCCGACACGGTGGCAATCCGCACCCACATTGACCCCCGCTTTTACCAGGAGCAGGGAGTCCAGCTAAATCAGGGCGAATTCCGCCTGAACTCCGCGCTAGTGCCCCACCATCCCCTTTATTCGCGGCTACGGCAGGCGATCGCCCGGATGGATCTGGCAGCCAACCCTTTTGAGAAAAACAGTGCCGCGTTCGCGCTCACCAGCTTATTGTATGACAACTTTTTTGTTCCAGCTGCCCACGATCGCCTACCCCACCAGCAGCGCAGCGCCCAGTTTACCCAGTTAGCGAAGGAAATCCAGCTCCACTACCAAGAACCCCTTAGCCTTGGCCAGCTCGCTGACCAAGTTGGCTACTCCAAGCCTTACTTTTCCAAGAGTTTCAAGCAACACTTCGGGATCGGCTTCTATGAATATCTGACCCGCGAACGGCTCCAGCACGCCCTCAGTGAACTAAACACTTCTTCGGCTAAGATCAGCACGATTGCCCTCGCCAACGGCTTTACCGAGATCAAGTCCTTCAACCTCGCCTTCAAAAAGCACTTTGGAATTACCCCCTCTGCCTACCAGGCCAAGTTTTCGCCCCAGCTTAAAACGGTCGACGTCCGCTTCCAGCAGGCCCTTTCCGCGGAGCAAACCGCGGCTGCTAAGCAGGAACTCCGCCAGCTTTTGGCTCCCAGCCCCAGAGAAGCAGCTGTTCCGGCCTGTGACGATTGCACCTTCAAGCAGGATGGTCTGCGCTATCACCAGCTCAAGGCCGAATTGCAAAAGCTGCTCGATGATAAAAAATGA
- a CDS encoding MFS transporter, translated as MAGMDATIVNTALPAITSDLHGLQYMGWIVATFLLGMAVATPLWSKMGEHQGNKRAYITATVLFVIGAIFQGLAPNITWFIIARTVMGIGAGGMNTIPFIVYAEIYQNLRKRAAVLGISSACFGTASIIGPLLGGWIVDTLSWHWVFYVNVPIALLAITLVAIFYQSPKRQAAGKPVDYLGACLLVVSLVTILVAVQLIGSASGWLVTLLLVIGLLLLVWMVRVDSQAADPIVPSRLFKNRELVIDFLLFVIIWGSFIAFVTYIPMWAQGLLGLSALLGGMTQIPGAVTNFIGSELVPLLQDRWGKYWLVTCGASTIFIAFVGILLGGQRAPFWLLLLMGAFEGFGVGLVFNILQISVQTDAELRDVPIATSLGYLLRILSQTLMAAVYGVILNQELFRGVQQYHGDITMRMLNKLSNAETANQLPHALVPTMRQILYSGYRNIVIAAVVLIVLSLLIVVPLALRSHPKKAK; from the coding sequence ATGGCGGGGATGGACGCGACGATTGTCAATACGGCTCTGCCGGCCATCACCAGTGACCTGCACGGTTTACAGTACATGGGCTGGATCGTTGCCACCTTCCTGCTAGGAATGGCGGTAGCAACCCCGCTGTGGAGTAAGATGGGGGAGCACCAGGGTAATAAGCGGGCTTACATCACCGCTACCGTCCTGTTTGTCATCGGGGCCATCTTTCAGGGGCTGGCACCGAACATTACCTGGTTCATCATCGCCCGGACCGTGATGGGGATTGGGGCCGGGGGGATGAACACCATCCCCTTTATTGTCTATGCGGAGATTTACCAGAACCTGCGGAAACGGGCCGCGGTACTCGGAATTTCCAGCGCCTGTTTCGGAACGGCCTCGATTATTGGTCCCCTGCTTGGTGGCTGGATTGTGGATACCCTGAGCTGGCACTGGGTTTTCTACGTCAACGTCCCGATTGCTTTGCTAGCGATTACCCTAGTGGCGATTTTCTACCAGAGTCCCAAGCGGCAGGCGGCGGGGAAGCCGGTTGACTACCTCGGTGCCTGTCTGCTGGTGGTGAGCCTGGTGACAATTCTAGTGGCCGTCCAGCTGATTGGCAGTGCAAGCGGCTGGCTGGTCACCCTGCTCCTTGTCATTGGCCTGCTCCTCCTGGTTTGGATGGTGCGGGTCGATAGTCAGGCTGCCGACCCGATCGTGCCGAGCCGCCTGTTTAAAAATCGTGAACTGGTAATCGACTTCCTGCTCTTCGTGATTATCTGGGGGTCCTTTATCGCCTTCGTGACCTACATTCCGATGTGGGCGCAGGGACTACTAGGCCTGAGCGCTCTCCTCGGGGGGATGACCCAGATTCCCGGGGCCGTGACCAACTTCATTGGCTCTGAGCTGGTTCCTTTGCTCCAGGACCGCTGGGGCAAGTACTGGCTGGTCACCTGCGGGGCGTCAACAATCTTCATCGCCTTTGTCGGCATCCTGTTGGGTGGCCAGCGGGCGCCGTTCTGGCTCCTTTTGCTGATGGGGGCCTTTGAAGGCTTCGGCGTCGGACTGGTCTTCAACATTTTGCAAATCAGCGTCCAGACCGACGCGGAACTCCGCGATGTCCCGATTGCAACCTCGCTGGGCTACCTCTTGCGAATCCTAAGCCAGACCCTAATGGCAGCGGTCTACGGGGTGATTTTAAACCAGGAGCTCTTCCGGGGCGTCCAGCAGTACCACGGTGACATTACGATGCGGATGCTAAACAAGCTCTCCAACGCGGAGACGGCTAACCAGCTGCCCCACGCTCTGGTGCCAACGATGCGGCAGATCCTGTACAGCGGTTACCGGAACATCGTCATCGCGGCGGTGGTCCTGATAGTGCTATCGTTACTTATCGTTGTACCATTAGCGTTGCGGAGTCATCCGAAAAAAGCTAAATAG
- the ttdA gene encoding L(+)-tartrate dehydratase subunit alpha has protein sequence MQYTYTEPMLSKKGAQLRNLLVKYLDIFSHRLPDDVTKKLVEYSKIEVDPLQKIVYDTMMENQRLAAEADVPSCQDTGTLQFFVKVGTKFPLIDELNEILVDATYQATKIAPLRTNAVQTFDEYNTNINIGDGIPGIFTQLVPHSSDIEIYPYMAGGGCTLPGVAKVLMPGEGYEGVTRFVMDRMTTYGVNACPPLLVGVGIGTSVETAAMNSKLALLRRVDSYSTNKRAAKMEHLLEDGINAIGLGPQGFGGKKSVMGVNIINTARHPSVIGVGVSTGCWSHRRGLIKLDQDLNYELPMNKGVEL, from the coding sequence ATGCAGTATACCTATACCGAACCAATGCTAAGCAAGAAGGGCGCCCAGCTGCGCAATCTGCTGGTTAAATACCTTGACATCTTTAGCCACCGGCTCCCCGATGACGTTACCAAAAAATTAGTCGAGTATTCTAAGATTGAGGTCGATCCACTGCAAAAGATCGTTTACGACACGATGATGGAGAACCAGCGGCTAGCGGCCGAAGCGGACGTGCCGAGTTGCCAGGATACCGGGACCCTGCAATTCTTCGTCAAGGTCGGCACCAAGTTTCCACTGATTGACGAACTGAACGAAATCCTAGTTGACGCGACCTACCAGGCAACCAAAATTGCCCCACTGCGGACCAACGCCGTTCAGACCTTTGACGAATACAACACCAACATCAACATTGGGGATGGAATCCCAGGGATTTTCACCCAATTGGTTCCCCACAGTTCCGACATTGAGATTTACCCTTACATGGCCGGTGGGGGCTGTACCCTGCCCGGGGTCGCTAAGGTCTTAATGCCCGGCGAAGGCTACGAAGGGGTCACCCGCTTTGTCATGGACCGGATGACAACCTACGGGGTTAATGCCTGCCCGCCACTGCTCGTTGGGGTCGGAATCGGGACCTCCGTTGAAACCGCCGCGATGAACTCCAAGCTGGCCCTGCTCCGACGGGTTGACTCATACAGCACCAATAAGCGGGCTGCCAAGATGGAACACCTGCTGGAAGACGGGATTAATGCGATTGGCCTGGGTCCCCAGGGCTTCGGCGGCAAGAAATCCGTTATGGGCGTCAACATCATTAATACTGCCCGCCACCCATCGGTAATTGGGGTTGGGGTCAGCACCGGTTGCTGGTCTCACCGGCGGGGCTTGATCAAGCTCGACCAAGATTTAAACTACGAACTACCAATGAACAAGGGAGTTGAACTATAA
- the ttdB gene encoding L(+)-tartrate dehydratase subunit beta produces MKTYHLTTPISADDIKDIRIGDIVYLTGTMVTCRDDGHRRVVKEGLEMPVDVKDKAILHAGPIIKYLPNNHYKMVAVGPTTSMRMEMFEEEFVHKTGVRLIIGKGSMGPGTARACKNDKALQLVYPAGNAVYAAKHVEKIVDAKWTDLGMPETLWVCKVKDFGPLIVTIDTNGDNFFDAKKAEFNRRKEEQIKKISEQVQFIK; encoded by the coding sequence ATGAAGACCTATCATTTAACCACACCAATTTCCGCTGACGATATTAAGGACATTCGGATTGGCGACATTGTCTACCTTACCGGGACAATGGTTACCTGCCGGGATGACGGTCACCGGCGGGTCGTCAAGGAGGGCCTGGAGATGCCCGTGGACGTCAAAGACAAGGCAATCCTCCACGCCGGACCGATCATCAAATACCTGCCTAACAACCATTACAAGATGGTTGCCGTTGGACCCACGACCTCTATGCGGATGGAAATGTTTGAAGAAGAGTTCGTTCACAAGACCGGCGTCCGCCTAATCATTGGTAAGGGTAGCATGGGTCCGGGAACCGCACGGGCCTGCAAGAATGACAAGGCCCTCCAGCTAGTTTACCCAGCCGGAAACGCCGTCTACGCTGCCAAGCACGTGGAAAAAATTGTTGACGCCAAGTGGACTGACCTGGGGATGCCAGAAACGCTCTGGGTATGCAAGGTCAAAGACTTCGGTCCCCTGATCGTCACGATTGACACGAATGGCGACAACTTCTTTGACGCCAAGAAGGCCGAGTTTAACCGGCGCAAGGAAGAACAGATCAAGAAAATTAGTGAACAGGTCCAATTTATTAAGTAG
- a CDS encoding alpha/beta fold hydrolase, protein MDFQTSDGVRLNYRIQGQGQPVVLIHGFGGYQQIWCLQVPELLANGYQVVSYDQRNHGASGHTAGLASVDRLIDDLHELLVGLNIERPFLIGHSMGAAEIYGFLQHYPDFPVRGAIAIDQSPKMLNTAKWPYGYMDITRASYRLKLKEHGNVRETLNGVPKQVLNQLAPEKEMFPFVRADNLPLLYDHAKKDWRTAVEAASTPLLLVTANQSPYFDGRFAEVMAAANPKYVSHQAVDQSGHVVMAEQSGTFNKLMMEFLKEH, encoded by the coding sequence ATGGACTTTCAAACGAGTGATGGTGTTCGGTTAAATTATCGGATTCAGGGCCAGGGGCAGCCAGTCGTCCTCATCCATGGTTTCGGTGGCTACCAGCAAATTTGGTGTCTCCAGGTACCCGAGTTGCTGGCGAACGGTTACCAGGTGGTGAGTTATGACCAACGCAACCACGGCGCGTCAGGACACACCGCTGGCCTGGCTTCGGTGGACAGGTTGATTGATGACCTCCATGAATTGCTAGTTGGCTTGAACATCGAACGGCCGTTTTTGATTGGGCACTCGATGGGGGCGGCAGAAATATACGGCTTTCTTCAGCATTATCCGGATTTTCCGGTCCGGGGGGCAATCGCGATTGACCAGTCGCCCAAGATGCTAAATACAGCCAAATGGCCCTATGGCTACATGGACATCACCCGGGCATCCTACCGGCTCAAGCTCAAGGAGCATGGTAATGTCCGGGAAACGTTGAACGGGGTACCTAAGCAGGTCTTGAACCAACTGGCTCCAGAAAAGGAAATGTTTCCCTTTGTGCGGGCTGACAACTTGCCCTTGCTATACGACCACGCGAAGAAGGATTGGCGGACGGCGGTTGAAGCTGCCTCGACTCCGCTTCTCCTGGTGACGGCTAATCAGAGTCCTTACTTTGACGGTCGCTTTGCCGAGGTGATGGCGGCGGCTAATCCGAAGTACGTCAGCCACCAGGCGGTTGACCAGTCTGGTCACGTGGTGATGGCGGAGCAGTCGGGGACCTTTAATAAGCTGATGATGGAATTTTTGAAGGAACACTAA